One window from the genome of Frankiales bacterium encodes:
- a CDS encoding multifunctional oxoglutarate decarboxylase/oxoglutarate dehydrogenase thiamine pyrophosphate-binding subunit/dihydrolipoyllysine-residue succinyltransferase subunit — MATFGPNEWLVDEIYQQYLSDPSSVDQAWWDFFADYVPTEHASADLVAASAAVRAAAKKQAEAAELASDAEIAAHEAPRTVVAPPVETPPPPPAPVVPAPAAPAPTAVVAEAVEPAVLKGAAARVVANMESSLTVPTATSVRAVPVKLLVDNRVVINNHLARGRGGKVSFTHLIGWAMVQSLLAHPEMNHGFAEVGGKPAVVRNEAINLGIAIDLAKPDGTRQLLVPNIKNAQAMDFATFWSTYEEVVRKARAGKLEVSDFQGTTASLTNPGGIGTVHSVPRLMQGQGLIVGVGAMEYPAEWQGAAAETLSRHAISKITTLTSTYDHRIIQGAQSGEFLRHMHQLLLGDHGFYDGVFQALRIPYEPIRWAADIATAHDDDLDKTSRVHELIHAFRVRGHLMADTDPLEYKQRSHSDLDVSSHGLTLWDLDREFATGGFGGKPFMRLRDILGVLRDAYCRTIGIEYMHMQDPEQRAWIQSRVERRYDKPVRTEQLRILRRLNAAEAFETFLQTKYVGQKRFSLEGAESVIPLMDAVLTAAAEDDIDEACIGMPHRGRLNVLANIAGKSYGQIFREFEGDYEVEGSVQGSGDVKYHLGTSGVFRTEDGLEIPVYLAANPSHLEAVNPVLEGIVRAKQDLLPRGRIFSVLPILLHGDAAFAGQGVVTETLNLSQLRGYRTGGTVHIVVNNQVGFTTAPEASRSSVYATDVARMVQAPIFHVNGDDPEAVVRVGRLAFEFRQAFNKDVVIDMVCYRRRGHNEADDPSLTQPLMYNLIDAKRSTRKLYTEALIGRGDITMDEAEAALRDYQEQLERVFTETRDAMAHPTEKKHPVPRPFPAVVDTAITREAVDRIVATQVEMPEGFTVHPRLAPQLQRRAQMVRDGAIDWAMGETLAFGSLLIDGRTIRLAGQDSRRGTFGQRHAVIVDRVTGKEHTPLKQLTDRSAMQFFFIYDSLLSEYAAMGFEYGYSVARPDALVLWEAQFGDFADGAQTIIDEFITSGEQKWGQTSGVVLLLPHGYEGQGPDHSSARIERYLQMCAQDNMTVAMPSTPASYFHLLRWQAIAPHHKPLVVFTPKSMLRLKAATSTVEDFTTGTFQPVVTDSAVDPASVTRVIIASGKVVYDLLAERERTGRTDVAIVRLERLAPLPVEELTAALGTYPRDARIVFVQEEPANQGAWPFVALNLHEHLDGRLLGRVSRPPASSPAVGTHKVHEREQASLVAAAFG, encoded by the coding sequence ATGGCGACGTTCGGGCCCAACGAGTGGCTCGTCGACGAGATCTACCAGCAGTACCTGAGCGACCCGTCCAGCGTCGACCAGGCGTGGTGGGACTTCTTCGCGGACTACGTGCCCACCGAGCACGCCAGCGCCGACCTGGTGGCGGCCTCCGCCGCCGTGCGGGCCGCGGCCAAGAAGCAGGCCGAGGCCGCCGAGCTCGCCTCCGACGCCGAGATCGCCGCGCACGAGGCGCCCCGCACGGTCGTCGCGCCCCCGGTCGAGACCCCTCCCCCGCCGCCCGCGCCGGTGGTGCCGGCCCCGGCCGCCCCGGCACCCACCGCCGTTGTGGCGGAGGCCGTCGAGCCCGCGGTCCTCAAGGGCGCCGCGGCCCGCGTCGTGGCCAACATGGAGTCCAGCCTCACCGTCCCGACGGCCACCAGCGTCCGCGCGGTGCCGGTGAAGCTGCTCGTCGACAACCGCGTCGTCATCAACAACCACCTCGCCCGCGGCCGCGGCGGCAAGGTCTCGTTCACCCACCTCATCGGCTGGGCCATGGTGCAGTCGCTGCTGGCCCACCCGGAGATGAACCACGGCTTCGCCGAGGTCGGCGGCAAGCCCGCCGTGGTGCGCAACGAGGCGATCAACCTCGGCATCGCCATCGACCTGGCCAAGCCGGACGGCACCCGCCAGCTGCTGGTGCCCAACATCAAGAACGCGCAGGCGATGGACTTCGCCACCTTCTGGTCCACGTACGAGGAGGTCGTGCGCAAGGCCCGCGCGGGCAAGCTGGAGGTCAGCGACTTCCAGGGCACCACCGCCAGCCTCACCAACCCCGGCGGGATCGGCACCGTCCACTCGGTGCCCCGGCTCATGCAGGGCCAGGGGCTGATCGTGGGCGTGGGCGCCATGGAGTACCCGGCCGAGTGGCAGGGCGCCGCCGCCGAGACCCTGTCCCGCCACGCGATCAGCAAGATCACCACGCTCACGTCCACGTACGACCACCGCATCATCCAGGGCGCGCAGTCCGGCGAGTTCCTCCGCCACATGCACCAGCTGCTGCTCGGCGACCACGGCTTCTACGACGGCGTGTTCCAGGCGCTGCGCATCCCTTACGAGCCCATCCGCTGGGCCGCCGACATCGCGACCGCCCACGACGACGACCTCGACAAGACCTCCCGCGTCCACGAGCTCATCCACGCGTTCCGCGTGCGCGGCCACCTCATGGCCGACACCGACCCGCTCGAGTACAAGCAGCGCAGCCACTCCGACCTCGACGTCTCCAGCCACGGCCTCACGCTCTGGGACCTCGACCGCGAGTTCGCCACCGGAGGGTTCGGCGGCAAGCCGTTCATGCGGCTGCGCGACATCCTCGGCGTCCTGCGCGACGCGTACTGCCGCACCATCGGCATCGAGTACATGCACATGCAGGACCCGGAGCAGCGCGCGTGGATCCAGTCCCGCGTCGAGCGCCGCTACGACAAGCCGGTCCGCACCGAGCAGCTGCGCATCCTGCGCCGGCTCAACGCGGCCGAGGCGTTCGAGACGTTCCTCCAGACCAAGTACGTCGGGCAGAAGCGCTTCTCGCTCGAGGGCGCCGAGTCGGTGATCCCGCTCATGGACGCCGTGCTCACCGCGGCCGCCGAGGACGACATCGACGAGGCGTGCATCGGCATGCCGCACCGGGGCCGCCTCAACGTGCTCGCCAACATCGCCGGCAAGTCCTACGGGCAGATCTTCCGCGAGTTCGAGGGCGACTACGAGGTCGAGGGCTCGGTGCAGGGCTCCGGTGACGTGAAGTACCACCTCGGCACGAGCGGGGTGTTCCGCACCGAGGACGGCCTGGAGATCCCGGTCTACCTCGCCGCGAACCCGTCCCACCTCGAGGCGGTCAACCCGGTGCTCGAGGGCATCGTGCGCGCCAAGCAGGACCTCCTGCCCCGCGGCCGGATCTTCTCCGTGCTGCCGATCCTGCTGCACGGCGACGCCGCGTTCGCCGGCCAGGGCGTCGTCACCGAGACGCTCAACCTCTCGCAGCTGCGCGGCTACCGCACCGGCGGCACCGTGCACATCGTCGTCAACAACCAGGTCGGGTTCACCACCGCCCCGGAGGCCTCGCGGTCCTCGGTCTACGCCACCGACGTCGCGCGCATGGTGCAGGCGCCGATCTTCCACGTGAACGGCGACGACCCCGAGGCGGTCGTGCGCGTGGGTCGCCTCGCGTTCGAGTTCCGCCAGGCGTTCAACAAGGACGTCGTCATCGACATGGTGTGCTACCGCCGGCGCGGCCACAACGAGGCCGACGACCCGTCGCTCACGCAGCCGCTGATGTACAACCTCATCGACGCGAAGCGCTCCACCCGCAAGCTCTACACCGAGGCCCTCATCGGTCGTGGCGACATCACGATGGACGAGGCCGAGGCCGCGCTGCGCGACTACCAGGAGCAGCTCGAGCGGGTCTTCACCGAGACCCGCGACGCGATGGCGCACCCCACCGAGAAGAAGCACCCGGTGCCGCGGCCGTTCCCCGCCGTCGTCGACACGGCGATCACCCGTGAGGCCGTCGACCGCATCGTCGCGACCCAGGTCGAGATGCCCGAGGGCTTCACGGTCCACCCGCGCCTCGCGCCGCAGCTGCAGCGCCGCGCGCAGATGGTGCGGGACGGCGCGATCGACTGGGCCATGGGCGAGACCCTCGCCTTCGGGTCGCTGCTCATCGACGGGCGCACGATCCGCCTCGCCGGCCAGGACTCGCGGCGCGGCACGTTCGGCCAGCGCCACGCGGTGATCGTCGACCGGGTCACCGGCAAGGAGCACACGCCGCTCAAGCAGCTCACCGACCGGTCCGCGATGCAGTTCTTCTTCATCTACGACTCGCTGCTGTCCGAGTACGCCGCCATGGGCTTCGAGTACGGCTACTCCGTCGCGCGGCCGGACGCGCTGGTGCTCTGGGAGGCCCAGTTCGGCGACTTCGCCGACGGCGCGCAGACGATCATCGACGAGTTCATCACCAGCGGTGAGCAGAAGTGGGGGCAGACCTCCGGCGTCGTCCTGCTGCTCCCCCACGGCTACGAGGGGCAGGGGCCCGACCACTCCTCCGCCCGCATCGAGCGCTACCTGCAGATGTGCGCGCAGGACAACATGACCGTCGCCATGCCGTCCACGCCGGCGTCGTACTTCCACCTGCTGCGCTGGCAGGCGATCGCGCCGCACCACAAGCCGCTGGTGGTGTTCACGCCCAAGTCCATGCTGCGGCTCAAGGCGGCGACGTCCACCGTGGAGGACTTCACCACCGGCACGTTCCAGCCCGTGGTCACCGACTCCGCCGTCGACCCGGCCTCGGTCACCCGGGTGATCATCGCCTCGGGCAAGGTCGTCTACGACCTGCTCGCCGAGCGTGAGCGCACCGGCCGCACCGACGTCGCCATCGTCCGGCTCGAGCGCCTCGCGCCGCTGCCCGTGGAGGAGCTCACCGCGGCGCTGGGCACCTACCCGCGCGACGCGCGGATCGTGTTCGTGCAGGAGGAGCCGGCGAACCAGGGCGCCTGGCCGTTCGTCGCACTCAACCTGCACGAGCACCTCGACGGCCGGCTCCTCGGGCGGGTCTCGCGGCCCCCGGCGTCCTCGCCGGCGGTCGGCACCCACAAGGTCCACGAGCGCGAGCAGGCCTCGCTCGTCGCCGCCGCCTTCGGGTAG